CTTGTACACCACCCCGGTGGTGTCCGCGCAGTCCTGCAGGTCAGCGTGCTCGCGGCTGACGATGTCCAGGCCACTGGCTGCTCCTAGCGCTCCCAGGGCCTGCGTGTACTCGCGTACGCAGCCCAGAAACGCAGGCGCATCGTTCCCTCGGCAGGCCTCGACACCTGCTCGTGCCAACGCTGCCATCGTGTCCATACGCTCGGCGTACTCCTGGCGGTGCGTGGCGCGCCACGCGGCCAGAGTGGCCAAGAACTCCCCCGTCGATGCACTGGTGCCGCTCCAGACGGGCTGCAGCTGCAGATCGGCTGGCAGGGTTGCGCTGCTGGCTCGCGGCGTTACCACCGGATCGGGGTCGTCGTCGCCGACACCGACCTTCTCCAGGCGGTACTCGACGGCGCCGCCGAGCAGGCTGGCCGCCAGGTCGACTCCGCTCCCGCGTCCCCCCTGAAACTGCCGGTGCATGTCCAGCAGGGCGGCGAGACCGGTGGCATCCCGGCCAAACGGCTCCCGGCCGATCAGCTCGAGAATGGCCGCCGCCGCGGCCACGGTGACCGCAGCGCTGGAGCCCAGCCCCAACTTGCGCCAGTGATCGCGACCATTTTCGTGAAAAAATTCAATCGATTCAATGCTTATCCGAAAGGAGCGACAATTTTGCTGTGCTTTCGGTGTCGCTAATGGTAGGAGGGCCTCGAGCAAGGTGCTGAGCAGGCTGAGTCGCCGCTCGGGGGCGTCGGCGGCGCCGCGCCAGTGCATCGCCTCCTCGCGGTAGTGGCCGACGGCGCGGAAGTGGTCCGGGGCTCGCAGGTGCGCGTCGATCACCGCGTCCACCTGCGCCGGCAGCTCGCCCGGGCGCACATCGCGTGTCTCTAGCCGTACCCGCGCTCGACGATCGACCGCGAGCACCAGCGCGGGCGCCCCCTCGAGCACAGCGTACTCGCCGAGGACGATCAGCTTGCCGGGCGCGGAACTGCGGATGATCACGGAGTCTCGTCCGCGACCAGGTGGGCGCCGGGGCCGAGGGGCGTGTGGATGACCCGCTGCACGCCGTCCACGCTTTCCAGGGCCTCGCGCACCCTCTGCACGTGGGCGGGCGCGCAGACGGCTTTCACCTGAGGTCCGGCATCCACGGTGAAAAACACGGCCAGGGCCTGCTTGCGGCGCAGTTCGCGGATGCGGTGGATGCACTCCACCGTGGCGCCGTTCCAGTAGAGGAGCCCAGGTCGGGCGGACATGGCCAATCCGTGCATCTTCAGGCAGGAGAGCTCGCTCACCTCGGCGAGCTTGTCGAAGTCGCGGCTCAGCACCGCCTGGCGCGCTTCGCTCAGGTCCTGCTCCTGGGCCGACAGCCAGCCGGACCAGTAGGCCGAGGTGTCGGCGGTGAGGTTCATGCCCTCGGTCGAGCCGACGTCCTTCTCGCCGCTGGCGGTGATGGCGACGACCACCTCGAGGGGCCAGTCGGCGGCCTCCAGCAGCGGCGTCGCCACCGCGTCGCTGCCGTCCTCGCGCACGCCCCGCGCCATCTCCACGAAGCCGCCGAAGATGGAGCGAGCGGCGGATCCTGAGCCCTCGCGGGCCAGCGCGCTGAGCTGGGAGGCGTCGGCAGGCGCCTCGTAGGCATGGGCCGCGGCGAAGACCAGCGCCGCAAAGCCCGAGGCCGAGCTCGCCAGTCCCGCTCCGGTGGGGAAGTCGTTGTGGGAGTCCACCCGCGCGAACGGTAGCGCTTCGCCACCGCCGAGGGCCCGCACCCGGGCCAGGGTGGCGCTGACGCGCGCGCGCTGCTTCTCGTCCTCGCGCCCGTTGAGCAGGAGCTGATCCGCCTCTAGCTGGTCATCGGGAGTCACCCGCGTGCGCGTGGTCAGCCCGGCGAGGGTGATGGACAGGGACCCGACCGCAGGCAGATTGCCCACCACGGAACGCTTGCCCCAGTACTTGACCAGGGCGATGTTGGCGCCGGCGATGGCGCTTACGGCTGGCACGGGACGGGCCTCGTGCGGGTAGCTCGACGAGTAAGGATCATGCGTGGTGTGGTCGAAAGATCTGGAGGGCTATGCCGATGGGCCCGTGTCGTCGACTTCCCCCGAGGCGACAACCAGGTGAATCGGACCGTAATGATAATGAAAAATGGCGGCAAACGCCTGAACGCTCGGGTCAGGCCAGGTATCCGTGCTGCTCGAACCAGGTCACCGCGTCGCTCAGCGCCTCCTGCGCTGGACGCGGGATGTAGCCCAAGGCCTCCCGCGCCTTAGCGCTGCTGAAGTACATGAGCTTGCGCGCCATGCGAGCGCTTTCCACCGTGAGCGTCGGCGTGAAGCCGACCAGATGGGCCGCGGCCTCGGTCACGTAGGCCGCCAGCGTCGGCACGATGTGGGGGAGGCGCAGCGTAGGTGGGGTCCGTCCCCGAAGCGCCGCGACGACGCTGATGATGTCGATCAAGCTCATGTCATCGCCGCCGAGCACGTAGGTCTCGCCGATGGCGCCGTGGCGCTCCGCCAGGAGGTGCCCCCGAGCGACGTCGTCGACGTGGACGATGTTCAGGCCCGTATCGACGTAGGCCGGCATGCGCCCGGTGGCGGCATCGACGATCACCTTGCCGGTGGGCGTGGGGCGGATGTCGCGAGGGCCGACGGGGGTCGAGGGGTTGACGATGACCACGGGCGCGCCGTCCTGAGTGGCGATCTCCACCGCCGCGCGCTCGGCGAGGTATTTGGAGCGCTTGTAGTGACCGATCATGTCGTCCAGCGTCACCGGCGTACGCTCATCGCCGGGGACACCTCCGCTGGGGATACCCAAAGTTGCCACGCTGCTGGTGTACACGATGCGGTCGACGCCCTCGGCGTGCGCCGCGCGCAAGAGCAGGCGCGTCCCCTCCACGTTGGTGCGGTAGATCTCCTCGGGTTCCGGGATCCAGAGACGGTAGTCGGCGGCCACGTGGAACACGGACGAACACCCGCGCACGGCGTCGATCAGCGAGGCCGCGTCCGTGAGGTCGGCGGTGACCCGTTCCACGTCGAGGCCTTCGAGGTTTCTCAGGTCGCTGCTGGGCCTTGCGGTCACCCGCACGCGCCGACCTTCGGCCAGCAAGGCGCGCACCACGGCAGCGCCCACGAAACCGGTGGCGCCGGTCACCAAGGTTGTCACGAGGCGGTCTCCGTGGCGGGGCGGCCAAGGCTCAACACCGCCGGTAGCACGAGGAGCGTGCACAGGAGGATGAGGCCGAGACCGATGGC
This DNA window, taken from Pseudomonadota bacterium, encodes the following:
- the mvaD gene encoding diphosphomevalonate decarboxylase, producing MPAVSAIAGANIALVKYWGKRSVVGNLPAVGSLSITLAGLTTRTRVTPDDQLEADQLLLNGREDEKQRARVSATLARVRALGGGEALPFARVDSHNDFPTGAGLASSASGFAALVFAAAHAYEAPADASQLSALAREGSGSAARSIFGGFVEMARGVREDGSDAVATPLLEAADWPLEVVVAITASGEKDVGSTEGMNLTADTSAYWSGWLSAQEQDLSEARQAVLSRDFDKLAEVSELSCLKMHGLAMSARPGLLYWNGATVECIHRIRELRRKQALAVFFTVDAGPQVKAVCAPAHVQRVREALESVDGVQRVIHTPLGPGAHLVADETP
- the hpnA gene encoding hopanoid-associated sugar epimerase — encoded protein: MTTLVTGATGFVGAAVVRALLAEGRRVRVTARPSSDLRNLEGLDVERVTADLTDAASLIDAVRGCSSVFHVAADYRLWIPEPEEIYRTNVEGTRLLLRAAHAEGVDRIVYTSSVATLGIPSGGVPGDERTPVTLDDMIGHYKRSKYLAERAAVEIATQDGAPVVIVNPSTPVGPRDIRPTPTGKVIVDAATGRMPAYVDTGLNIVHVDDVARGHLLAERHGAIGETYVLGGDDMSLIDIISVVAALRGRTPPTLRLPHIVPTLAAYVTEAAAHLVGFTPTLTVESARMARKLMYFSSAKAREALGYIPRPAQEALSDAVTWFEQHGYLA